In the genome of Fulvivirga maritima, one region contains:
- a CDS encoding IS4 family transposase, whose amino-acid sequence MSKNTYFYGQPIFSQLLSLIDKSVLNQIISKYQSDRYYKKLNTWHHLVSMLYCCFSGASALRELTTGLLACQNKLIHLGIQFIPRRSTLSDSNKKRSSIVFADIYMKLFKKYRHLLPDSRLRMEVLNKLYIVDSTIISLFKDILKVAGRPRKDGKSKGGIKAHVMIHAAELMPCLVRLTKGSQHDHTFLKQLQLPEGSYVVMDKGYIDYRQYAQWSHQGIFYITRMKENARYQSIDELELPEDKDFCVLKDEKVVISFKTDGQVQELQNRRIAYYDDLNNKLLVFMTNNMELEAATIAAIYKYRWQIELLFKKLKQNFPLKYFLGDNQNAIEIQIWSALICLLLMEVVRKQIKKRCVRPPKNRTV is encoded by the coding sequence ATGAGTAAAAATACATATTTCTACGGACAGCCAATCTTTTCTCAACTATTATCGCTGATAGATAAATCGGTGTTAAATCAAATAATATCAAAATACCAATCTGACAGATATTACAAGAAATTGAATACTTGGCATCACCTAGTAAGCATGTTATACTGCTGTTTCAGTGGGGCAAGTGCTCTCAGAGAGCTTACTACGGGGCTTTTGGCCTGCCAAAACAAGCTGATCCATTTAGGTATTCAATTTATACCCAGACGTTCCACTTTATCAGATAGCAACAAAAAACGCAGTAGTATAGTCTTTGCAGACATTTACATGAAATTGTTTAAAAAGTATCGGCACCTTTTGCCGGACAGCCGCTTGAGAATGGAAGTTCTCAATAAACTTTATATTGTTGATTCAACGATTATTAGTCTGTTTAAAGATATTCTCAAGGTAGCAGGACGCCCTAGAAAAGATGGCAAAAGCAAGGGAGGCATTAAAGCTCATGTAATGATTCATGCGGCAGAATTAATGCCATGTTTAGTACGGTTGACCAAGGGAAGTCAGCATGATCATACATTTTTAAAGCAATTACAACTCCCAGAAGGATCCTATGTGGTGATGGATAAAGGGTATATCGATTATAGACAATACGCACAATGGAGTCATCAAGGGATATTTTACATTACTAGAATGAAGGAAAATGCCAGATATCAATCAATAGATGAGCTAGAACTGCCTGAAGATAAAGACTTTTGTGTACTTAAGGATGAAAAAGTTGTTATCAGTTTCAAGACTGATGGACAAGTGCAAGAGCTTCAAAATAGAAGAATAGCCTATTATGATGACCTCAATAATAAATTATTAGTGTTTATGACCAATAATATGGAGTTGGAAGCAGCCACAATAGCGGCCATTTATAAATACCGATGGCAGATAGAGCTTTTATTTAAAAAGCTGAAGCAGAACTTTCCTCTCAAATATTTTCTGGGGGACAACCAAAATGCTATTGAGATCCAAATTTGGAGTGCCCTGATCTGTCTATTATTGATGGAAGTAGTCCGAAAACAGATCAAAAAAAGATGTGTAAGGCCCCCTAAAAATAGGACAGTTTAA